The Phoenix dactylifera cultivar Barhee BC4 unplaced genomic scaffold, palm_55x_up_171113_PBpolish2nd_filt_p 001873F, whole genome shotgun sequence genome segment ATTGTGAATCTGAAGCATATAACATAACCTCAGTGTTGGTTTGGATTGTAGAAACTAACACAGTAGCTTACTATGACATTTTATGCTGATAAAGGTGACTCCAGCTCAAATTCGTGAAGCAGACAAGagcttaaaaattatggaatcAATGATTAATGTGATGACCCCTGGTATGTGTTATACCTCAGGACAATTTCTAATTCCTAAAACAAGTGGTTCTTCtaactttttatttatttatttacttcctATGGTTCTTTTATGCTGCATATGCATCTCATACACACATCAATATTCTATTTCTGGTCTTTACTCATGGCTCCTTGCTGTATATCTAGAAGCATTAATATGAATTTGAGAACCGTGTTCTAGAAGTTTACCGTATTCATTATTTATTTCAGTTGGAAAACTTACTTCTGTATGATAGATTGTGCTGAGAACTATTGTTACTTTAAAGAGACAAAAGGAGGGTGGGGGATGTTATCTTGGTGCAACTTATGGAAAATTGTAGGACTCCATTGTTTTCTTGAAAATACTGCATCAGTGACAAGTTGGTCGTCAACAGAAAAATAGTTAATATACATTTTTCACTTGTAGGGTCTCATATATCCAATTGCTCCAAGATAAGTGTCGTATAACTTATCATATGTTTTACTGTCAATTCATTGTCATTTAACTTGCAGAGGAACGAGAAAAACCAGAACTGTTAGCTGAATCAGCTGCTAGGAGGAAGAGAATTGCTTTGGAGTCTGGAAAAACAGAACAACAGGTTTATTTCTCTTAATGTTTCTGGGCTCAGGATGTTGCTCCAATGCACCCTGTTTTGATTGCCTCCTGCAGAAGTAACTGGAGTATTCTTCATGGAACGTTACAACAAATTTTAGTGTTGATGTTGAGAGTGAGAGAGCATTTCACTGTTTCAGGTCAGCCAACTTGTTGCTCAACTTTTCCAAATGCGCATCCGGATGAAGAATTTAATGGGCGTCATGGAAGGGGGGTCAATCCCTGCCTTAAGCAATCTCGAGGAGTCACTCAGAGCTGAACAAAAGGTACTCTTGTTCACTATCTCTATCGAAAAATAGACCTATTGCTTGGACTCATGGattcatatttatttatctTCATTTTACTTGGTACTTAGCAGTTTCCTTGGACAATGACATTAATTAATGTATCCAAAAAGTTATCTACACTTGACATCAATAGTAGAGCAAATCTCATACCTCATTGAGGGTGTGCTCCTTGATGACCTTCAACATTACAAAGACTTGGTTGGATCATGTCTTAGCCTACTCACATGTAGATGTAACCAACTATGCTCCAAGATATATTTTACTCATTTAATTCAAGTTTAATACTTGATTATCAATACATTCTGAATTTGCTTATACTTCTGTATACACGTAATATATGTCTATCAGGCACCTCCTGGTActgcaaggaggaagaggagatcaGAGTCGCGGAGGCAGTTTGCAGATTCAGCATCATCAAGGCCGAGTCCTCGTGGTTTTGGATCTAAGACTTGAAGAATGTCGAGTTAAAATATGTGTAGCCTTAAAACATTCCGCGTTTATTCTTGCTGGGATGGATTGCTTTTCCTGCTATATTTGAAGTCAGAAAAAAGGGGAGATTTTCCTGCTGTATCGGTAAATCTGTTTAAGGATGTGCCTTGAGTTTGAGTCCTTGATATTCATTTTCGAAACAATCCAACAGCCTGGAATgtaatttaaaaaagaaaatctcctCCACCATAATTCAGAAAATCCTCTTTCTTTGGGATCGAAATGTAAAGGATGGGGGCAGGTGACTTGCTAACTTGTACAATTGGAGCCAACCTCGTTCCTAGTCTGCCAGAGGATCTCATTTCTATTGCTGGGAGGAATCAAGTGAGGCTTGTCCCTTACATCATATATTTGAGCTCATACATTCATTAGGAGTTATCGACTTGCTCTTGGACATGTGTCTGTGGGCGAGGAAGTGTATCATCTTTAAGAAGAGTCATATTTACCACGAGGTATATAGAGCAGCGGATTGGgttgttttttttgttatagATCATTCTGTTGAGATACTGTGGCTGGTTGGTGCAGCTTTGCCACCCTCCCTTTGGGGTGTATTCGTATTAGATTTGTGTGATTCATTCGTTTtagcaaaaacaaaaagaaaaaaagaaaaaaaagatggggTCTGCCTGCCGGTAGGCACTACAGCTTTTTTGTGAATCGCATTGTCATCCTGCATGCAACCTGCTAGGAATCCACCATTTATTGAGAAGCAGCATCCATCCAGATGCCAAGAGAAAATTTTCTCCCAGATGGTTGCTTGTTAGCTACAAAGAGCTGGCTCAGTCTGGTTCTGGTCTCATCTAAATGCTGATGGGCGCTGTTGAGCATGGGAGTTCACTTGAACCCCATGCCATGggaatcatggctatctcatgtGCAACAATTGAGAGCAACAAGATTCGAGGGTGGTCGTCGGATTTAGCTCCATGTTATTATCGTGCCAATTAGCCTTTGCATGTGAACCGAGTTCGTATTCTGTTAACAAAAGCTTCAAACTCAGCAAAGGAAATATAACCACACAAGCAAATAGAGAAAAGCTAAATACGGCAGCCATACGACCCAGCCCTTTTTTGGGCTAGTCTTGGTCTAGGTTTGGTTTTCTTCTCGGGTTTGGATTGTATCCTTCGCACGAAAAAATGGTTGATCTTTTTTAACTATGTCGACCGTTGGATCGCACTCCCATGGATCTCGCTAGTCTTGGGTTAGGGTTGGTTTCCTTCTcgggttcgggttgtatctttggcACGAAAAAATGGTTGATCTTTTTTAATAATGTCGATCGTTGGATCGCACTCCCATAGATCTCGCTAGTCTTGGGTTAGGGTTGGTTTCCTTCTcgggttcgggttgtatcttcaGCGCAAAAAAAGGTTGATCTTTTCTAGCAATGTCGGCCGTTGGATTGCACCCCCACAGACCTCAACACAGTTCGGGCTTTTTAATTCATCCGCCTGCACGAATCTTCAAGCGAAGGAAATCCTTCTTTCGCTCGAAGAGGGGACAATCGGACCGTAGGAGTACCCAGCGCGGATCCAACAGTCCTGATCTTCCCCGAGTATTTTTTAATCGGACCTGGCGCACGTTAGTCCAAGCCAGCGAAACCCTATCTCGCGGAGGGCTCTATTTCTTCGATCCGACTCTCAAAAGGATCGGTAAGGCCCTCTTCGACGCTGCTGCTTCCTACCTTTGCTGAAACCTTTAGCGGTAGAAGCCCAACTTCCCCTCCGGAATGGTAACAAGATCTCGCCTTTTCTCTCATCCTTCTCTCCCTTGGATTCCATCATAGTCGATGTTCTGGTGTCTGATATCTTCTTTGATTCCTGAGGCAGGCGCCGAAGAAGGACAAGGCTCCTCCTCCGTCTTCTAAGCCGGCCAAATCCGGCGGAgggaagcagaagaagaaggtAATGCGATATAGTTTACGGTTAAGATTTTGGGTTTAGGGAGTTTTTGATGTTCGATTGTTTCTAAGTGATTAGGGTTTGGAATGCAGAAGTGGAGCAAGGGAAAGCAGAAGGAGAAGGTGAACAACGCGGTGCTCTTCGATCAGGCAAGCTATGATAAGATGCTCTCCGAGGTTCCCAAGTACAAGATGATCACTCCCTCTGTGCTGTCTGACAGATTGAGGGTAAAAGATCTCAACTTTGTTATCGATCTATCGTTTATCTTCTGAATTCGATTGTGATATATGAGTATCTCTGTGAGATTAATCTGccgttgcttttctttttttcataaattcttAGACCCTTTTAATCTGCTTTCTTTTTTATGGATTTACGAACTCTTGTTTTTAGTGCTTACGGTGCTATCTTTTGATACATGTTTGCATGATTTATTTCTTGGTGGAACTATTTGATATCTGCTAGGATTTTCTTAGTCTAGCCTTATCTTTTTCAAGGTTTGTGCAAAGTAGAAAACATTGATGAAGAAATCAGAAAAATGTTGTCTTTGTATTTTTTAGTCTATGACAGATGGACTTGTTGCTGGATGCCCTTTTTTTTGTAGCAAAGAAAGCGAAGGGTGAAGCACCCAACTGTGAGTTCGTTAAAGAAAGCGAAGGGCGAAGCACCCATTCGTGATTTTCTTAGCCTAGCTTTATCTTTTTTAAGGTTTGCGCAAAGTAGAATACATTGATGAGGAAATTAGAAAAATGCTGTCTTTGTATTTTTGAGTCTATGATAGATGGGCTTGTTGCTGGATGCCCTTTTTTTGGTGGCAAAGAAAGCAAAGGGTGAAGCACCCATCTGTGAGTTCGTTAAGTAAATGAAATTAAGATAAGGTACATGGTTGAAAATAAAATGGAGGCGAGGTTAGGAGAGGATGAAAGAGGAGAGATGGTAGGAGGTAAAGTAGTTTGAGAATTTCTTAAGTTTTGAAATAGATTGACTATGTTAATGAGTTTTAGTACATTTtatatctaaaaattaattgaaactaATGTTTATATGAAAACCTtagtttccttttctataatcgtTTTGTAATCATAGAATACTAATAAGATATTCTGCAGAGCAAAGTCACCTGACTGAAGTGGCATATACTCTGGGTGAAGGTTGGAGATAATAGTTTGCAATTCTCTGCGACTCTCAATTTCCTTGTTTGAAGATGGCCTCAACAAATTGCTACATTCTGATTCCCCTTATtttgttttcatattttttgttattttaggaAATGCATAAGCCAATTTCACAACAAAGTTGTCAAATTAGAATGGCGAATACTTTAGATAAAAGTTGGCGATGGTAGTTGTGCAATTTTCCATCCctcaatttttttctctttgaagATGGCCTCGAACAAATTGCTacattgcttttcttttctgagTACAAAAGTTTTTTGTGAAGTAGATAACATTTTTTCTAACATCTATTTTTGAAAGCAATCATGGATCAAAGATCATTTCAAGGAAATCTTTGTATCCTATCTTTGAACATCATTCCAGGCTCTTAtaagtttcttattttttaaaatcttttttcATTGAACATCTGTTTTGAATTATCATTTTGTAGATGGTTAGAAGCATATTTCAGCATTCTGACTTCCATTTTAGCTTTGCCTCAGCCATTTTGATTTTATGTTAGTTTAGCACTGCTGGACTGACAACCTTTGCACAACCACTAACTAAACTGATCTACACTCTCGTCAGCAAGAACTAATCAACTAGAGGGAATATGTCAGTGTTGAGCTGGATACTTTCAATGCGTGCTTGTTGTGTTTTTCTTGAGTTTGAATAGTGTaggtaagagaaaaaaaatttaaagattgtttctCAATCTAGTTTCCTTGAGCAGTAAAATGCATCCTCTGTAATAGTCCCGATTTCATATAATTTAAAGTTTCATGGTCAGgtaattgtttatcattgtgtTTTACTTTTAGCAATGCAGCATGCCTTTTTGTCTGTGATTGATGccacatttttattttatacattaaaagctaaaaatagtaCCTTTTGATTGTGCTGTTACTAAGCTTGGTACATACCCCCTGATTTACAGGATTCTTCAACCCAAGCTTTGACAACACAGATTGCCAACATCAACAATTAtacattttcttcttttctcatttTCTCTTGTATTTCTTTGCTTGTATAGTCCTTCTTCTCAGAAACCCCACCTTGAGCTTTAGCGGTTAGCGATTCTACTCTGAATAACACACTTTTAGAATTTTGTGGACTTGGGACCTGATAAATGTTAAGATGCTGCAACTTTAAATTGTCACAACTTTAAGAACAACCCAACCTATGCACTGTCAGTGTAAGATGTGTCGGGCAAATTTTGAACTTAgagtatttttaaattatttatgtcaTATCTATTGTTAACAACAATAAGATCTATTAGAAATTACCTTCTCTGAATTTGACCGCCTAATGTCGAAATGAATGGCTTGGCTGCTCTGACTGCAATTTTGGGTGCAAGCTTCGTACATAGCAAAACATACTTACCATGGCTGCACcaggaattttttttaatttttggggggcgGGTGGGGGTGGGGACTGAAAACAATTTAAGTTTCAGTTGATTAAGGTTTGTTCATGCTAATCTTGTCTTAGCGTGTGTAAATTTCTTGTTCTTGtagtttttcttcctttgctatGACATTTTAGATGTTCCAAAATCTCCTTTTCTTGCATTTCAATGAAAGAGGCAAATTGGAAATCTGATGACCTAAATTTATTAATGGATAGATTAATATAGATCTGCAACACGTAGGTTTGTGGCCGAGTGCTGAGACAAAAGTGATGTATCCAAACTAATCACTAGGTTCTTGGCTGATGGCCTTTCGTACTTCTGTGAGTCGCCCTTTATTGACTAGAAGGGTATCTACTCTGAAAAAGCTAGCTTACAGGTTCCAAAATTGTGATATAGCTTGAGGCTTCGAGCTAGAGACCAAAATTTTACCTGCAGATGTAAACGCAGATGAGGATTATTGCTATGCTGTATTTTAATGCCCAATGGATCTAGATGGTAAACAAGCTAAAGttttttgattttgaatttcctTCATATTCTatatagcattagcatttaagcTGTGGCTTTCTAGATGCAATTTTTTTCCAACATGACAGGCAACTTAGACAAAACAAGTTTAGAGTTCTGCTCTTCATTTGTTATTTTTGGTTAAGCCACTTAGTGCATATCTTTGGGTGCTAGAATCTTCCTGATCCCTCTCTGAGATGCTTCATGTCAATATATCTACTAATGTGATGTCAtctattttttaatgatttttccTTTTTGCACAAAACATTATCCTAATCTGACTTGTATCTCTGTCCTTTTTTTAGGTCAATGGATCACTGGCGAGAAGGGCAATAAAGGATCTAATGGCAAGGGGTTCCATCAGGATGGTATCTGCCCATGCCAGTCAACAAATTTACACAAGAGCCACCAACACCTAGAGGGACAATTCTGGGTTTTGTTCTTGGTTGATGATGTTCTTCATATTTCAAGAGTTAGTGACTTGTgctttttgttgtttttgaaacaaaacAAGTCTTTTGTTTTGGATCCTATCTTCTGTCGTTTATTAAATCCTGTAGCAGCTAAatgaattttaatattttatgctaTGATTTACCAATAAGAAAAAAAGTAATACCTTTATGTTTGGTCTGGATGTGAAGAATGGTGCCAGGAAGAGATTTTTGCCAATATGTTAATTATCAAGCTTTATGAGATGAAGCAGATGCACTGGGTATGTCTTGTAATCAGTGTTAGATATGATTTATTTCTATGGTgattgtttttttcttctttttcgtaTACTAGGGTGATTGTTGAGTGGAGTCAACTGACATTTTATCTGCCGGGGTTTGCTGATAAATTTCTGACTTGCTCTGGTTTTCGCCAAAGCCTGTGGACTTCATGTAAAATCAGACTTTCTGGGAACACTAATAGGAGTCAGATGGATCGgcaaataaaaatgtaaaaatactTCAGAGGAAGAGTTTTTTTTCTCAGTCTTTTTGCCGGATATGCTAATATATACCTGGAAATTATCCACCTGAAGATCAACGACAACGTAGCTTCATGTTTAGAGCTGCTACAATAATTTTTTCAGCTGGAGGACATGCCTACCTGGCTACCTGCTTATAAACACTCATCTATGATATATGCTCTCTTTTGGTAAAGGGGTAATAAGCATTTCAAGTAGGATGGTCCTAATCAGGGCAGAAGACTTCATCTGGCTGCTTCAATTTGGTCTCTGATCTCAGTCTAAGAGATAATTAACTGGTTATGAAGCATTATTGTATCGTACATTGACTGGATGAGTCTTTGGATATATCGTCTGCACCTTTTATGGCTTGTATGTCACACAGGTCAGTGTGAGGGAACACAGAATTGCAATTTGTTATTATGCCACATGGCTCTGCTGTTCTTGGTCCGAAATTAACATAATGTAATGAGAGAAGTATGAGCCAGTAACTTGTAATCTCTACAAACGCAACATGATGCCTCTGTTTCCATACCATGGTATCAATTATTTTTACCTGTGATGATCTGAACCTTAGTGGTTTGCAACCCTTCTATAGATCCTGGATGCAAGCTTAAAAGTGGACGCTACATCGAATTAATCAGACACATACAGCAGAGATATCTGATCTCTTTTGAGGGCGGAGGACCCATTCTGACAGTCTATTGGTCTTACAAAACACACacaatgaataaaaaaaaaaaagacagaagacttggTAGGTTGGATTAAACAAACCTCTCAAATTAGCAAAAGGAGAGGGAAATCCTCCTGCAATTTCTTAGCAGCATAGGGGGCAGTGAATCAATCCATTCTCATTGCACCGTCCACacctcaccatcttcttctgctCCCTGTCCAACACCTTGCAGCTGCCATTGCAATCCATGCACATAACGAACCTCATCCCTCCACAGCCCTTACACCACGACTCTGCCCTCGGGATCCCCTCCAATAACAATCCCAATTTCCCTTCCTCCTCCAACTCCAAGACCTCCTCGGCGCCACCAATCAACCTCCCCTTCACAAAGACCACAGGGACCCTCACCTCCTTTTCCCCCATCAGCAACCTTAGTTCCTCCCTGTATCCCGAGTCCATCGAGATGTCCCTCTCCACAGTCCTAACATCGTGAGACTCGATTGCGCACCTAACAGCATTGCAGTCTTCATAGGTTTTCCTGATTCCCCTCAGCGTCGTTGTATACAAGATCACAACGTTCTCCCCACCTGGCGGGCATTTCTCCTGAAAGGACTGCAGCAGCAAGCCCAAATCATGGCCCCTTCGGTGCCTTCGAGCAGGATCTATCATCTTCTTGATCTGTTCTCCCTCTTCATGGTGCGCTTTTTCAAGTGAAGCAAGGAGCTCTGGATCAAACAAAGGACTAAGACTTCGTCTCGACCCCGAACCCCCATAGTCTCTCCCTGATTTCTGCATGGTGG includes the following:
- the LOC103703096 gene encoding 40S ribosomal protein S25, with the translated sequence MAPKKDKAPPPSSKPAKSGGGKQKKKKWSKGKQKEKVNNAVLFDQASYDKMLSEVPKYKMITPSVLSDRLRVNGSLARRAIKDLMARGSIRMVSAHASQQIYTRATNT
- the LOC103703228 gene encoding uncharacterized protein LOC103703228; its protein translation is MGCISSKLLAATDLDREVRFYGSKAAAGDCPNHVVLLASSTYGVLNLDRSEDKGKEDEDEEEEFATKKWNRCSPASMIRPSKRRVLKEEPSEIINAWELMGDLDEEMYIWSPLKKSHAPMRPSSPAKVTATPKKQRKKSVGKENSPLGQGSERSDLDSNRVLRPFSSFENAQWVGSVSTIPKKNTPTSATMQKSGRDYGGSGSRRSLSPLFDPELLASLEKAHHEEGEQIKKMIDPARRHRRGHDLGLLLQSFQEKCPPGGENVVILYTTTLRGIRKTYEDCNAVRCAIESHDVRTVERDISMDSGYREELRLLMGEKEVRVPVVFVKGRLIGGAEEVLELEEEGKLGLLLEGIPRAESWCKGCGGMRFVMCMDCNGSCKVLDREQKKMVRCGRCNENGLIHCPLCC